In Carassius gibelio isolate Cgi1373 ecotype wild population from Czech Republic chromosome B17, carGib1.2-hapl.c, whole genome shotgun sequence, a single window of DNA contains:
- the LOC127976385 gene encoding procathepsin L-like yields MRFLVVAAAFLAVASAASLSLEDMEFHAWKMKFGKIYRSVEEESQRKQTWFSNRKLVLVHNMMADQGIKTYRLGMTYYADMSNEEYRQVAFHGCLGSMNNTKARGGATFFRLKDAVVVPSSVDWRDKGYVTDVKDQKDCGSCWAFSATGSLEGQTFKKTGKLVSLSEQQLVDCSGSFGNMGCGGGLMDQAFQYIKSNGGLDTEESYPYEAIDDQCRYNPSNVGATCTGYVDVTSGDESALQEAVATIGPISVAIDAGHSSFQLYESGIYNEPDCSSSDLDHGVLAVGYGSSNGEDYWIVKNSWGVGWGDKGYIMMSRNKSNQCGIATAASYPLV; encoded by the exons ATGAGGTTTTTGGTTGTTGCCGCTGCTTTTCTGGCTGTTGCCAGTGCTGCCAGTCTTTCTCTGGAGGACATGGAGTTTCACGCATGGAAAATGAAATTTG GTAAGATCTACCGTTCTGTGGAGGAAGAGTCTCAGCGTAAGCAGACCTGGTTTTCCAATCGCAAACTGGTTTTGGTGCACAACATGATGGCAGATCAGGGCATCAAAACCTACAGGCTTGGCATGACGTACTATGCTGACATG AGCAATGAGGAATACAGACAGGTGGCGTTCCATGGATGTCTTGGCTCCATGAATAACACTAAGGCCCGTGGTGGTGCTACATTCTTCCGGCTGAAGGATGCTGTTGTGGTGCCCAGTTCTGTGGACTGGAGGGACAAGGGCTACGTGACCGATGTTAAAGACCAGAAGGATTGTGGATCATGCTGGGCCTTCAGTGCA ACTGGTTCCCTGGAGGGTCAGACATTCAAGAAGACAGGAAAACTGGTGTCTCTGAGTGAGCAGCAGCTTGTGGACTGCTCTGGTTCTTTTGGGAACATGGGCTGTGGTGGAGGACTAATGGACCAGGCCTTCCAGTACATTAAATCCAATGGGGGTCTGGATACAGAGGAGTCCTATCCATATGAGGCCATT GATGATCAGTGCCGTTATAACCCGAGCAATGTGGGTGCCACATGCACAGGATATGTTGATGTCACCAGTGGGGATGAAAGTGCTCTACAGGAGGCTGTTGCCACAATCGGCCCTATATCTGTTGCCATCGATGCTGGACACAGCAGCTTTCAGCTCTACGAATCAG GTATCTACAATGAGCCTGACTGCAGCAGCTCTGACTTAGATCATGGTGTCCTGGCTGTTGGTTATGGAAGTTCAAATGGAGAGGACTATTGGATCGTCAAGAACAG CTGGGGTGTGGGATGGGGTGACAAGGGCTACATCATGATGTCCAGGAACAAGAGCAACCAATGTGGCATCGCTACTGCAGCCAGTTATCCTCTGGTCTAA